In Ciconia boyciana chromosome 17, ASM3463844v1, whole genome shotgun sequence, the genomic stretch AGGCGgccagggagggggacagcCTCCGGGCTTCCCCTGCAGCAAGCCCCTTTCAGGGACAGAGCTCTCCCCATCTGCAGGGCAGCAAAGACCCCTCCATGCACCTTCATTTTCCACCCTGCAACCCCAACTGCAAGCATTGGCTGATGAGTCTAACCAAGCCCAGTCCCGGGGTCCCACCTTACCTCGTGGCTCCAAGCCACCTTCTAATCCAGGACCTTGCAGAGAGCTGGCAAGGTCCACAGTGAAATTACACTCCAGAAAATCCCAGGATGAGCTCCAGTAGCTCTAGAGCAACAGCGTGGTTGCAGAGGTAGCTGTGCTGAGCACCCAGGGCTTGAGCTTTTCTCCAACACAGCATTAGAGACCTTCACCTTGGGGTAAAGCTGCATGCAATGTTTTGGAACTGCCCCCCAAAATCCTAATGCAAGTTGAGGGCAGCTAAAGCATGTGCATAGAGCTCAGGTTcataaaataacttcagaaattacaattaatttttttttccctatgcaCATCAACTGCTCTCCCAGCAAGCACTCAGACCCCACCAGCTCAGCAGGAGACCATGGCTCTGCCCAGCcatgccagcagcagagagcccAGCTCTGAACACAAGCTATGCTTTTAGAAGTGAAACAAGCCCTGCTCAGAGCTCTGTAAGAAAAGACTGGAGCAGCCTCACCTCTATCTCCTACTTCTTCAGTCTGTCTCAATTTTTAAACTAGCTTCcttgatccccccccccccttccacCTTCTCCAGCAGCAACCAACCAGGCCAGACTCTGGTTCTGTTATTTACAGAGCCCGGGAGCTATGGCATTGCTGGCACCTGTGCTAATGGTCATTTAACGACAGCCGGGGGTTGGGGGAGTCCCTACAGATAAGGGGGAACTcccatttctgtttcctttgccGCGGCTCCCGAGCAGGCTCTGGTCCTCCCAGTGTCCCCGCTGGCCCTGGGCTGTGTTGTGGGCTGGAAACCCCCGTTTGTCTGCGTGCGATTCCAGAAGCACCCTTGGGTGTCAGCAGCGGGAGAGGTTTTTCCCTGCCGGGGCCAGCGAGGAGGGGAGAGGCCCCGGAGCGGTgtctgcaggcaggggctggcagcgctgccccCAGCAGGGCCGGGAGACCCGCTTGCTCGCAGGGCCTTTGCCAGACCGGGGGAGGAAAGCCCTCGCTGGggagcgcggggccggcggctgccggggggTTTGGGTGCGGGGCCGGAGCGCGGGTCCGCGCCGTGCCCGGCCCTTCCGCTGCCTGCAGGAAGCAGGAAGGGCAGCGGCAGGGACcggggccccggggcagccgggcTCGGGGTGCCTGGGCGAGCGGGAGGTGCAGTTGGGGTGCAAAGGGAAGGCAGGGCggtgaggctggggagggaaactCGGCGTGGGGCTCTCTGTGTTCGTGCCCGCCCCAggggctctgctgaaggcagccgGGATGGGGacgcgcccgccgcgccgccccgggcGCGGGAGCTGAGCCGTGGCCCTGGGCCAGCCTGCTGGCAGGATTTGGGGCTCTTTGGCCCTAAAGGGAGACTAAACACTGACCGCAGCCACCCGTCCCAGACACAGCCTGGGTAGCGTCTCGGCAGCTCCGGGCTCAGGCTGTGGCTTTGCTGCACGCGTGGGGGAGGATCCGTGTCAGGACGGTGCCAAATGCCCTCTCCCCGCTCCTCCGCAggtctcctctcttctcccgGCCCCGCGGTGCTCCGGCCCGGGGCTGGCCAGGGCCATGGTGGTCCTGcgggctgggctctgccctggTCTCACCGAAGAGATGATCCAGCTTCTCAGGGCGAACGGCATCAGGACGGGTAacggggcggcagcggggtcTCGGGCTGGGGTACGGCGTTCCCCGCGCAGTTGGGGTGGCACCGcgctctcctcctctgcagggaccCATCTGCCAGGCTGGGTGGTctgggctgtggggcagcccctggaAAACATCTGCCTCTGTGGCTTTggcttgcagcccagaagctGCAGCGGGGAGTTTTCttagggagaaaaggagggcGGGCGCAGGTTGTCTGCCATGAGCACCAATGCTGGGCATTGACTGCAGGAGCCTGGGGCCCTGCAGCTCCAGTCCCTGCTCCCGCGGCGTCGTGCTCGCTGGAAGGGCGGTGTTGGTGCGATGTCCCTCTTGTGTCCTCCTTACTGGATGGCTTCTGGGTCGTCCGGGTGTATACGATGAGTCAGGACTTCTCCATAGGAGCAGGACAGTGTTAGGACATGGTAGGGGTCTCTGCAGAAGCTCTTTGAGGAACAATCAATTATGGCTTTTAGAAGGTATTTTGGGAGGGTCTGTGCATTTTGCCTCTGAAAAATGCCCAAGCTCTTGGCACACTGCAGCCTGGGCACCTCCTGCTCttagaggggaaggaaaagactTCAGGTTGACTCTTTACTTGCTCTGAGAAACTGGATTAGAGCtgagaaaaacagtgttttattctTGTTAAATGGGGTCCATGAGATCCTGTGCATGCTGGAGCCGTGGATGTTGTAATCCTTGTTTTCCTTATAAGAACTGCTTTATAccattggtttttttttaaccaataaCATACACAACTATCTGAAAAAATGAATCATGGAGTGGTTTCTGGGAGCAGAGACGGGGCCACTAGTTCTTCTAACTTCTGTGGCTTTAGCCCTTCCTGGCATGCCCAGGGCTGGCACTTGGGTCAGTCACTAGCCCCTTGAGACTGTGGTACACTGGCAGAAGGGGACTCTCTTGGCTGGCCCCAGCTGTCTGATGGCACTGGGCAGCTCTTGAGCAAAACAGGGAGAATTTTTACCAGCTTCTCTCTCTGATCTGTTTTGCAAGAAACAATTTGTTTTGCAGAGGGCAGTGGGGCCATCTCAGAGGAAAAACTCCAGTACTCCATTTTGTGGGGCATCCTGCTCATCCACTTCAAGTGTTGGCAGAGGGCACAGGCATTTTGCCTGTTGGTGCATGCAGGCAGGTTTTGTCTAAGCTGTTCGTCTCTTTGGTGTTCGTGGTCTGTCCAGGTTTGGCTTCCAACTTCTTGTCCCTCATGTTATTTGCAGTGGTAGACTTTGTGTCGTCAGACCTGGAGGATGTTGCCCAGAAGTGTTCCCTGTCGTACAAGGTAAAGGGTGACTCCAGAATCCTGGTATGTTAACGGGGGAGCTCAGAGCTGTTCAGCTCACAGTTTGGATGGGCTTGTCTGGGGGGATCTTCTGCAGCGGACGTTGGTGGCCCTGGACTTCAGAGGGCCACCCGTTTCCAGATGTGTCTCTGCCCACCAGGCGCTCGTTGCAGTGAGACGTGTGCTCCTGGCCCAGTTCTCTGCCTTTCCCGCCAATGGAGCAGACCTCTACGAGGAGCTCAAGAGCTCCACGGCCATCCTGCCCACTGGGAGCCCAAGGTGGGTACGTTGCCCCGCAAGCCAGCAGGTTTGCCGCGGCTGACCTTGCTGCAAAAGGCCATGGTTGCCCAACGCAGGCTTTGGGTTTCAGTGTGGTGATGCCCTGAGCAGGCTCAGTGGTGTCCAGACCATCCCCAGCAGCTGTTCTAAAAACTTCCAGCtacagcctggctctgccttttGTGAGCGAGAGATGATTATTCTTCGTGTCCTGTGGCTGCAAAGCCAGCTGGTCTGTGTCCCTTGAGGGAATGACATAGCTGTTGTCCTTGCGAGAGCCTGCGTACCTTTTGGGAAGCGGTTGCGTGTCTCACTTCTAGACTAGACAACATGCTGCCTTCAGCCTTTCCCTTGAGGGCTCCAGAGAGGTGGGTTATGGATCTGGGAGGACTGTTGAGTGATGATGGTCCAAACTGTCTAGATCAGGCATGGAAATGAGTTACTCTATTGCATGTCCTTATTCTTTTCTCCCATCTCCTTGCTGGGTTGCTACAG encodes the following:
- the RAD51D gene encoding DNA repair protein RAD51 homolog 4 isoform X8, which encodes MPSPRSSAGLLSSPGPAVLRPGAGQGHGGPAGWALPWSHRRDDPASQGERHQDGGQWGHLRGKTPVLHFVGHPAHPLQVLAEGTGILPVGACSGRLCVVRPGGCCPEVFPVVQADVGGPGLQRATRFQMCLCPPGARCSETCAPGPVLCLSRQWSRPLRGAQELHGHPAHWEPKPGPAAGLRAVHGGSDGAHGSTREWEDAGGFTASRLYQMLRSRAEDEEEQLEALQRIQVVRTFDIYEMLSALQELRDRLSQQVVSSMGPLKIVVIDSVSAVIYPLLGGRQSEGLAIMMQLARELKTLAREFSLAVVPVDVLFQQAWSKNKAELLPAFIAVLSQHGVHLIEQGD
- the RAD51D gene encoding DNA repair protein RAD51 homolog 4 isoform X9, yielding MPSPRSSAGLLSSPGPAVLRPGAGQGHGGPAGWALPWSHRRDDPASQGERHQDGGQWGHLRGKTPVLHFVGHPAHPLQVLAEGTGILPVGACSGRLCVVRPGGCCPEVFPVVQADVGGPGLQRATRFQMCLCPPGARCSETCAPGPVLCLSRQWSRPLRGAQELHGHPAHWEPKPGPAAGLRAVHGGSDGAHGSTREWEDAGGFTASRLYQMLRSRAEDEEEQLEALQRIQVVRTFDIYEMLSALQELRDRLSQQVVSSMGPLKIVVIDSVSAVIYPLLGGRQSEGLAIMMQLARELKTLAREFSLAVVQAWSKNKAELLPAFIAVLSQHGVHLIEQGD